From one Pseudactinotalea sp. HY158 genomic stretch:
- the fabG gene encoding 3-oxoacyl-ACP reductase FabG has translation MTAPRSVVITGANRGIGRAIAERFVAAGDSVATIYRSGDLPDGVFGAVADMRDTAAIDAAFTAIEEHQGAPTVLVANAGMNRDTLLMRMSDEDFTDVLDVNLTGTFRCVRRASKGMIRARAGRIVLISSVVGLYGSPGQVNYAASKAALVGMARSITRELGGRGITANVVAPGFIETAMTGELPEATQKTYLAAIPAGRFAQPTEVAAAVEFLASPEAGYISGAVIPVDGGLGMGH, from the coding sequence ATGACAGCACCCCGTAGCGTGGTCATCACCGGTGCGAACCGTGGCATCGGCCGCGCCATCGCCGAACGCTTCGTGGCCGCCGGCGACTCGGTGGCGACGATCTACCGCAGCGGCGACCTGCCGGACGGCGTGTTCGGGGCCGTGGCGGACATGCGCGACACCGCCGCGATCGACGCCGCGTTCACCGCGATCGAGGAGCATCAGGGCGCACCGACCGTGCTCGTCGCCAACGCGGGCATGAACCGGGACACACTCCTCATGCGGATGAGCGACGAGGACTTCACCGACGTGCTCGACGTCAACCTCACCGGCACGTTCCGCTGCGTGCGCCGCGCCAGCAAGGGGATGATCCGTGCGCGGGCGGGGCGGATCGTGCTCATCTCCTCGGTCGTGGGTCTCTACGGCTCCCCGGGGCAGGTGAACTACGCGGCCTCGAAGGCGGCGCTGGTGGGAATGGCCCGATCGATCACCCGCGAGCTCGGCGGCCGGGGCATCACCGCGAACGTCGTCGCGCCCGGCTTCATCGAGACCGCGATGACCGGCGAGCTTCCGGAGGCCACCCAGAAGACCTACCTGGCCGCCATCCCGGCCGGCCGCTTCGCACAGCCCACCGAGGTCGCCGCCGCCGTCGAGTTCCTCGCCTCGCCCGAGGCCGGCTACATCTCCGGCGCCGTGATCCCGGTCGACGGGGGCCTGGGCATGGGGCACTGA
- the glgA gene encoding glycogen synthase, protein MRVELLTREYPPHIYGGAGVHVSELARELRALIDVGVRCFDGPRDVADIDGARDVYGYDVPDGLTGANPALATLGVDVQMAADVDADLVHSHTWYANLAGHLGGLINDIPHLLSAHSLEPLRPWKAEQLAGGYAVSSWAERTAYEGAARVIAVSDGMREDILRAYPQIDPAKVVVIHNGVDLDLWRRPTDGEIDAIAARHGVDRSRPTVSFVGRITHQKGVPYLLRAIAQLPAEAQVILCAGAPDTPELAAEIRAAVEELQRERTGVVWISEMLPRAELLGLLGASTVFACPSIYEPLGIVNLEAMAVGVPVVASATGGIPEVVADGQTGTLVSLGDVDPVTGAPLDAEAFVSDFARELTTLLTDRDRAAALGRASRDRVEEHFTWTRIARETVAVYEDVLGSWRP, encoded by the coding sequence ATGCGCGTCGAACTGCTCACCCGGGAGTATCCGCCCCATATCTATGGCGGCGCCGGCGTCCACGTGTCCGAACTGGCGCGGGAGTTGCGCGCCCTGATCGACGTGGGGGTGCGGTGCTTCGACGGCCCCCGCGACGTCGCCGACATCGACGGGGCCCGCGACGTGTACGGCTACGACGTGCCGGACGGGCTCACCGGTGCCAATCCGGCGCTGGCGACCCTCGGCGTGGACGTGCAGATGGCCGCCGACGTCGACGCCGACCTCGTGCACTCCCACACGTGGTACGCGAACCTCGCGGGCCACCTCGGCGGCCTCATCAACGACATCCCGCACCTGCTCAGCGCCCACAGCCTCGAACCGCTGCGGCCGTGGAAGGCCGAGCAGCTCGCCGGGGGTTACGCCGTCTCCTCGTGGGCCGAGCGCACCGCCTACGAGGGCGCGGCCCGCGTCATCGCCGTGAGCGACGGCATGCGCGAGGACATCCTGCGCGCCTACCCCCAGATCGACCCGGCGAAGGTGGTCGTCATCCACAACGGGGTCGACCTCGACCTGTGGCGGCGCCCCACAGACGGGGAGATCGACGCCATCGCGGCCCGGCACGGCGTGGACCGATCCCGCCCGACCGTCAGCTTCGTCGGCCGGATCACCCACCAGAAGGGCGTGCCCTACCTGCTGCGGGCGATCGCCCAACTGCCGGCGGAGGCGCAGGTCATCCTGTGCGCCGGCGCCCCCGACACCCCCGAGCTGGCCGCCGAGATCAGGGCCGCCGTGGAGGAGCTGCAGCGCGAGCGCACCGGGGTCGTCTGGATCTCCGAGATGCTGCCGCGGGCCGAACTGCTCGGCCTGCTCGGCGCCTCGACCGTGTTCGCCTGCCCCTCGATCTACGAGCCGCTCGGCATCGTCAACCTCGAGGCGATGGCCGTGGGCGTGCCGGTGGTCGCCTCGGCCACCGGCGGCATCCCCGAGGTCGTGGCCGACGGACAGACCGGCACGCTCGTCTCCCTCGGCGACGTCGACCCGGTCACCGGCGCGCCGCTCGACGCGGAGGCGTTCGTGTCCGACTTCGCCCGCGAATTGACGACGCTGCTCACCGACCGCGACCGGGCGGCGGCCCTGGGGCGCGCGAGCCGCGACCGGGTCGAGGAACACTTCACCTGGACCCGGATCGCCCGGGAGACCGTGGCCGTCTACGAGGACGTGCTCGGCTCCTGGCGCCCCTGA
- the fabI gene encoding enoyl-ACP reductase FabI, whose protein sequence is MGLLEGKTLLITGVLMDSSIGFHAARLAQTEGARVVLTGFGRSLRLTQAISRRLPEAAPVVELDVTSAEDLAALPDRVREHADSLDGVVHSIGFAPQSVMGGNFLAGEWADVATALEISAYSLKSLAVAAKPLMPAGSALVGLTFDARYAWPVYDWMGVAKAAFEATNRYLARDLGPDGIRCNLVSAGPIRTTAAKSIPGFAQMEGVWPERAPLGWDVEDPEPAARAVAALLSDWFPATTGEIVHVDGGVHAMGQ, encoded by the coding sequence ATGGGTCTACTCGAGGGCAAGACGCTCCTCATCACCGGGGTGCTCATGGATTCGTCCATCGGCTTCCACGCCGCCCGCCTGGCCCAGACGGAGGGGGCCCGGGTCGTGCTCACGGGATTCGGCCGCTCGCTGCGGCTGACCCAGGCGATCTCCCGGCGCCTACCCGAGGCGGCGCCCGTGGTGGAGCTCGACGTGACCAGCGCCGAAGATCTCGCCGCCCTTCCCGACCGGGTGCGGGAGCACGCCGACTCGCTCGACGGCGTCGTGCACTCGATCGGGTTCGCGCCCCAGAGCGTCATGGGCGGCAACTTCCTCGCCGGCGAATGGGCCGACGTGGCCACGGCGCTGGAGATCTCCGCCTACTCGCTCAAGTCGCTCGCCGTGGCGGCCAAGCCCCTCATGCCGGCCGGCTCCGCGCTCGTGGGGCTCACGTTCGACGCCCGCTACGCCTGGCCGGTCTACGACTGGATGGGCGTGGCCAAGGCGGCCTTCGAGGCCACGAACCGCTACCTCGCCCGCGACCTGGGGCCGGACGGCATCCGCTGCAACCTCGTCTCCGCCGGACCGATCCGCACGACCGCGGCCAAGTCCATCCCCGGATTCGCTCAGATGGAGGGCGTCTGGCCCGAGCGCGCGCCGCTGGGCTGGGACGTCGAGGATCCCGAGCCCGCCGCACGGGCCGTGGCGGCGCTGCTCTCGGACTGGTTCCCGGCCACGACCGGGGAGATCGTGCACGTCGACGGCGGCGTCCACGCGATGGGGCAATAG
- a CDS encoding YbaB/EbfC family nucleoid-associated protein has product MALQQESLPTQSHGASPDEEVEVTVDGRGFVTDIRFDDDLTEVTGAQLRDLTLGAIRSAREALRPTGTSTTAGGDALTALHDDTVARAYDALLSGAGR; this is encoded by the coding sequence GTGGCACTGCAGCAGGAGTCGCTTCCGACGCAGTCGCACGGGGCGAGCCCCGACGAGGAGGTCGAGGTCACGGTCGACGGCCGCGGCTTCGTCACGGACATCCGGTTCGACGACGACCTGACCGAGGTGACGGGGGCCCAATTGCGCGACCTGACGCTCGGGGCGATCCGGTCGGCGCGCGAGGCGCTGCGGCCCACCGGTACGTCCACCACGGCCGGCGGGGACGCGCTCACCGCGCTGCACGACGACACGGTCGCCCGCGCTTACGACGCGCTCCTGTCGGGAGCCGGACGATGA
- the glgC gene encoding glucose-1-phosphate adenylyltransferase, producing MVAPRVLAIVLAGGEGKRLMPLTTERAKPAVPFGGIYRLIDFALSNVVNSGYLRVVVLTQYKSHSLDRHIAKTWRMSSLLGNYVAPVPAQQRVGKNWFLGSADAIYQSLNLLDDERPDIVVVVGADHVYRMDFSQMVADHIDSGAELTVAGIRQPIALADQFGVVDADADDPARIAAFLEKPTEPTGLADSPGEVLASMGNYVFNADALFDSVTKDAANPDSRHDMGGDIVPYFVERGEAGLYDFIRNEVPGSKPRDQDYWRDVGTLDSYYEANMDLIAVEPVFNLYNDDWPLYTGYVGLPPAKFVHATGDRVGRATDSIISPGVVVSGGEVAGSVLSPGVRINSWATVGGSVLLDGVKVARHAQVQNAILDKNVTVEEGASVGIDAELDAERGFTTTAEGVTVVPKGARIAKR from the coding sequence ATGGTCGCACCCCGAGTTCTCGCAATCGTGCTCGCCGGCGGCGAGGGCAAACGCCTCATGCCCCTCACCACGGAACGAGCCAAGCCCGCCGTACCGTTCGGCGGCATCTACCGCCTCATCGACTTCGCCCTGTCGAATGTCGTCAATTCCGGCTACCTCCGCGTCGTCGTGCTCACGCAGTACAAGTCGCATTCGCTCGACCGGCACATCGCGAAGACCTGGCGGATGTCCTCCCTGCTGGGCAACTACGTCGCCCCCGTGCCGGCCCAGCAGCGGGTGGGCAAGAACTGGTTCCTCGGCAGCGCGGACGCGATCTACCAGTCCCTCAACCTGCTCGACGACGAGCGCCCGGACATCGTGGTGGTCGTCGGCGCCGACCACGTGTACCGCATGGACTTCTCGCAGATGGTCGCCGATCACATCGACTCGGGTGCGGAGCTGACGGTCGCCGGGATCCGCCAGCCGATCGCGCTCGCCGACCAGTTCGGCGTGGTCGACGCCGACGCCGACGATCCCGCCCGGATCGCGGCGTTCCTGGAGAAGCCGACCGAGCCCACGGGCCTGGCCGACTCCCCCGGCGAGGTGCTCGCCTCGATGGGCAACTACGTGTTCAACGCCGACGCCCTCTTCGACTCCGTCACGAAGGACGCCGCGAACCCGGACTCCCGCCACGACATGGGCGGTGACATCGTGCCCTATTTCGTCGAGCGCGGCGAGGCCGGCCTGTACGACTTCATCCGCAACGAGGTGCCCGGGTCCAAGCCCCGCGACCAGGACTACTGGCGCGACGTGGGAACCCTCGACTCGTACTACGAGGCGAACATGGACCTCATCGCGGTCGAGCCCGTGTTCAACCTCTACAACGACGACTGGCCGCTGTACACCGGCTACGTCGGCCTCCCGCCGGCGAAGTTCGTGCACGCGACCGGCGACCGGGTGGGGCGGGCGACCGACTCGATCATCTCCCCCGGGGTCGTCGTCTCCGGCGGGGAGGTCGCCGGGTCGGTCCTGTCCCCCGGCGTGCGCATCAACTCGTGGGCGACCGTGGGGGGCTCCGTGCTCCTCGACGGCGTCAAGGTGGCCCGGCACGCCCAGGTCCAGAACGCGATCCTCGACAAGAACGTCACGGTCGAGGAGGGCGCGAGCGTGGGCATCGACGCGGAACTGGACGCCGAGCGCGGGTTCACCACGACCGCCGAGGGCGTGACCGTCGTGCCGAAGGGTGCCCGGATCGCGAAGCGCTGA
- a CDS encoding WXG100 family type VII secretion target, whose product MNDLVAIESDDFTHFSNWTDLDLALGNVPMVGDAFSAGQEFGAGDWAEGLAYLALAGVGVAEWMVDPFGTLLSSAAAMLMDYMPPLPQLLDSVAGNPALVEGIAQTWSNISERLFQEADELLTALQTVLADWSGAAADAYAERVQLLVALIQGLGAGASGLAGGFAVASAIVTVVRTIVKELIADLVGRLIAYMIEVGATLGVALPVVIGQAITAIGTTTLQVTRKIDDLAAAARTGQTVAERVIEAISQIKAAVEALRSGVEQGAGALEGN is encoded by the coding sequence GTGAACGATCTCGTCGCAATCGAGTCCGATGACTTCACCCACTTCTCGAACTGGACCGACCTGGACCTGGCCCTCGGGAACGTCCCGATGGTGGGCGACGCCTTTTCGGCCGGCCAGGAGTTCGGCGCGGGCGACTGGGCGGAAGGCCTGGCCTACCTGGCCCTCGCCGGTGTCGGCGTGGCGGAGTGGATGGTCGACCCGTTCGGCACGCTGTTGTCCTCGGCGGCGGCGATGCTCATGGACTACATGCCGCCGTTGCCGCAGCTGCTCGATTCGGTCGCGGGCAATCCCGCCCTCGTCGAGGGGATCGCGCAGACATGGTCGAATATCTCCGAGCGGCTGTTCCAGGAGGCGGACGAGCTGCTGACGGCCCTGCAGACCGTGCTCGCCGACTGGAGCGGCGCCGCGGCAGATGCCTACGCGGAGCGAGTGCAGCTGCTCGTCGCCCTCATCCAGGGGTTGGGCGCCGGGGCGTCGGGGCTCGCCGGCGGCTTCGCCGTGGCGAGCGCCATCGTGACGGTCGTGCGCACCATCGTCAAGGAACTCATCGCGGACCTCGTCGGGCGCCTCATCGCCTACATGATCGAGGTCGGCGCCACCCTCGGCGTGGCGCTGCCGGTCGTCATCGGTCAGGCGATCACGGCGATCGGCACCACGACGCTGCAGGTCACCAGAAAGATCGACGACCTGGCGGCGGCCGCGAGAACCGGTCAGACCGTGGCCGAGCGGGTCATCGAGGCGATCTCGCAGATCAAGGCCGCCGTCGAGGCCCTGCGCAGCGGTGTCGAGCAGGGCGCCGGGGCATTGGAGGGCAACTGA
- a CDS encoding histidine phosphatase family protein, with protein MATLLLLRHAKAEPGSGPDERRPLSGTGRDQAGRVAEHLRNRRPDVVLCSAAVRTQQTWQRLAYGLADHGIEVAGIEVVVLESLYRASPRAVLAAVSEYGGDAGVVLVVGHEPIMSMTAAALAGPGSREAGTHVVAAGLSTASLAVIEVDSPWHEVDSGHARLVEVLHTPA; from the coding sequence ATGGCCACGCTGCTGCTCCTGCGCCACGCGAAGGCCGAGCCGGGCTCGGGCCCCGACGAACGTCGCCCCCTCAGTGGCACCGGCCGCGACCAGGCGGGCCGCGTGGCCGAGCACCTGCGCAATCGCCGGCCCGACGTCGTGCTCTGCTCGGCCGCCGTGCGCACCCAGCAGACCTGGCAGCGCCTCGCCTACGGGCTCGCCGATCACGGGATCGAGGTGGCCGGCATCGAGGTCGTGGTGCTCGAATCCCTCTACCGGGCGAGCCCGCGCGCGGTGCTCGCGGCGGTGAGCGAGTACGGCGGTGACGCCGGCGTCGTCCTCGTCGTGGGCCACGAGCCGATCATGTCGATGACCGCCGCGGCGCTCGCCGGGCCGGGCTCGCGCGAGGCCGGCACGCACGTGGTCGCCGCCGGATTATCGACGGCGTCGCTCGCCGTCATCGAGGTCGACTCGCCCTGGCACGAGGTCGACTCGGGTCACGCCCGCCTGGTCGAGGTGCTGCACACGCCCGCCTGA
- the serB gene encoding phosphoserine phosphatase SerB codes for MTARHLLVMDVDSTFITSEQIDLLARRAGREAEVAAVTERAMAGELDFTASLRARVAALAGLEEGAIAAVRSELEFTPGALEVVRRCAGAGWPVALVSGGFHNIIDEFVADLPIAYVRANTLVVSGGVLTGEVTGPIVDQAAKERHLREFAAAEGIDLAHTIAIGDGANDLDMVRAAGLGVAFAAKPVLVAAADLVLPGPRLDDVLTHLAGTLAPLPGDG; via the coding sequence ATGACTGCTCGCCATCTCCTCGTCATGGACGTGGACTCCACGTTCATCACCTCCGAACAGATCGACCTGCTCGCCCGCCGCGCCGGCCGGGAGGCCGAGGTCGCGGCCGTCACCGAGCGCGCCATGGCCGGCGAACTCGACTTCACGGCCTCGCTCCGCGCCCGCGTGGCGGCGCTGGCGGGCCTGGAGGAGGGCGCGATCGCGGCCGTGCGCTCCGAGCTCGAGTTCACCCCGGGGGCCCTCGAGGTCGTGCGCCGGTGCGCCGGCGCCGGCTGGCCGGTCGCGCTCGTCTCCGGCGGATTCCACAACATCATCGACGAGTTCGTCGCGGACCTGCCGATCGCCTACGTGCGCGCCAACACGCTCGTGGTCTCGGGCGGCGTGCTCACCGGGGAGGTGACCGGCCCGATCGTCGACCAGGCCGCCAAGGAGCGGCATCTGCGCGAGTTCGCCGCGGCCGAGGGCATCGACCTGGCCCACACGATCGCGATCGGGGACGGCGCCAACGACCTCGACATGGTGCGCGCCGCCGGGCTCGGGGTCGCCTTCGCCGCCAAGCCCGTGCTCGTGGCGGCGGCCGACCTCGTGCTCCCCGGCCCGCGTCTGGACGACGTGCTCACCCACCTGGCGGGCACGCTCGCCCCGCTGCCGGGAGACGGGTAG
- a CDS encoding YbaB/EbfC family nucleoid-associated protein, protein MNDAESAFGEAEAIDTEAARAQALATQRAAQRATSRMQALRVEGRSPRQEVTIVLDAGGLIDDVEFTESALDRPAALARAFLAAQNDALRKYREAIDAISDEEYAGLPQLREMTKAAARTQLPTQIDTEYA, encoded by the coding sequence ATGAACGATGCGGAATCGGCGTTCGGCGAGGCCGAAGCCATCGACACCGAGGCGGCTCGGGCGCAGGCCCTCGCCACCCAGCGGGCGGCGCAGCGGGCGACGAGCCGCATGCAGGCACTGCGCGTCGAGGGGCGTTCACCTCGGCAGGAGGTGACGATCGTGCTCGACGCCGGCGGGCTCATCGACGACGTCGAGTTCACCGAGTCGGCGCTCGACCGTCCCGCGGCCCTCGCCCGAGCATTCCTCGCCGCCCAGAACGACGCGCTGCGCAAGTACCGGGAGGCGATCGACGCGATCAGCGACGAGGAGTACGCCGGGCTGCCGCAGCTTCGCGAGATGACGAAGGCGGCGGCGCGCACGCAACTGCCCACGCAGATCGACACCGAGTACGCGTGA